The Prochlorococcus sp. MIT 1300 genome has a window encoding:
- the tgt gene encoding tRNA guanosine(34) transglycosylase Tgt: MFDFQIKASCSKTKARIGSFETPHGVVMTPRFMPVGTLGTVKGVTPSQLAGTGAQMVLANTFHLHLQPGEEVIANAGGLHSFMGWDGPILTDSGGFQVFSLADLNKIDDHGVSFRNPRNGSQIELTPEKAIEIQMSLGADVVMAFDQCPPYPSTQNDVEEACRRTNNWLERCVKVHSRKDQALFGIVQGGCFPSLRELSAKQICSFDLPGIAIGGVSVGEPVEDMHRIVKQVLPLLPEDRPRYLMGIGTLPEMALAVANGIDLFDCVLPTRLGRHGTALVAGERWNLRNARFRNDHRPLDKSCFCEACKHHSRAYLHHLIRSDELLGLSLLSIHNISHLIRFTSAMAKAIAEGCFSEDFAPWNTDSPARHTW; encoded by the coding sequence GTGTTTGATTTTCAGATCAAGGCTAGTTGTTCAAAGACCAAAGCAAGAATTGGTTCTTTTGAAACTCCACATGGAGTGGTGATGACTCCTCGCTTTATGCCCGTGGGGACCCTGGGAACAGTGAAAGGGGTAACTCCATCGCAATTAGCTGGTACTGGTGCTCAAATGGTTTTGGCCAATACTTTTCATTTGCATTTGCAGCCTGGCGAGGAAGTGATTGCTAATGCAGGTGGACTCCATAGCTTTATGGGATGGGACGGCCCGATCCTTACTGATTCAGGTGGTTTTCAGGTTTTTAGTCTTGCGGATCTCAATAAAATTGATGATCACGGTGTTTCTTTTAGGAACCCACGTAATGGAAGTCAAATTGAACTCACCCCGGAAAAGGCGATTGAAATTCAGATGTCATTAGGCGCTGATGTCGTAATGGCTTTTGATCAATGCCCCCCATATCCCTCAACTCAGAATGATGTGGAAGAAGCTTGTAGAAGAACTAATAATTGGCTTGAAAGATGTGTGAAGGTTCACTCGCGGAAAGACCAAGCTTTGTTCGGGATAGTTCAAGGCGGATGCTTTCCTAGCCTGAGAGAGTTGAGTGCTAAACAAATTTGCAGTTTTGATTTGCCAGGCATTGCCATTGGCGGGGTGAGTGTTGGCGAGCCTGTTGAAGATATGCACAGAATTGTGAAGCAAGTTTTGCCTCTTCTTCCAGAGGACCGGCCGCGATATCTCATGGGTATAGGAACCCTTCCAGAAATGGCTTTAGCCGTTGCTAATGGAATAGACCTTTTTGATTGTGTTTTGCCGACACGTTTAGGGCGTCATGGAACGGCATTAGTGGCTGGGGAAAGGTGGAATTTAAGAAATGCTCGTTTTCGTAACGACCACCGGCCATTAGATAAAAGTTGTTTTTGTGAAGCTTGTAAACATCATTCGAGGGCTTATTTGCACCATTTGATTCGTAGTGATGAGCTATTAGGACTGAGTTTGTTGAGTATTCACAACATTAGTCATCTCATCAGATTTACTTCAGCAATGGCAAAAGCTATTGCTGAAGGTTGTTTTTCAGAGGATTTCGCTCCCTGGAATACCGACTCACCAGCTCGTCACACGTGGTAG
- the cobS gene encoding adenosylcobinamide-GDP ribazoletransferase, translated as MRIYTPRWIQDLAGAWIFYSILPPWPCPKPRFERIARFAPLIGIILGLLQSSLWQILNSLSWDITAKAMAVFSLGIFLTGGLHVDGLMDTADGIAAGEKRCLEAMKDSRIGATGIQTLLLITLLQLSALIELDSMAIYAIPIACFWSRCAPIYAIANFPYLREKSYSSFHSYYCRGFQDSIPAILLSIALFTIILCIKSEIALKLSIGFGLGIIPCLLIPTLLGKKLNGHTGDSYGASTVLVETSILLLLAFLI; from the coding sequence GTGAGAATTTATACACCTAGATGGATTCAAGACCTGGCTGGAGCTTGGATCTTTTATTCAATTCTCCCTCCCTGGCCATGCCCCAAGCCAAGGTTTGAGAGAATTGCAAGATTTGCACCCTTAATAGGAATAATTCTTGGTCTTTTACAATCAAGCCTTTGGCAAATTCTCAACTCCCTTAGTTGGGATATCACAGCAAAAGCAATGGCTGTATTTTCATTGGGAATATTTCTCACAGGGGGGCTCCATGTTGATGGTCTAATGGATACAGCAGATGGAATTGCTGCAGGGGAAAAGCGCTGTTTGGAAGCAATGAAAGATAGTCGAATTGGTGCTACTGGAATACAAACACTTCTATTAATAACGCTGCTACAACTTAGTGCATTAATAGAATTGGATTCAATGGCTATTTACGCAATACCAATAGCCTGCTTCTGGTCAAGGTGTGCTCCAATATATGCAATAGCAAATTTTCCATATCTTAGAGAAAAAAGCTATTCATCATTTCACAGTTACTACTGCCGAGGGTTTCAAGATTCAATCCCAGCAATATTACTCAGCATAGCATTATTTACAATAATCCTATGCATAAAAAGCGAAATAGCACTTAAACTAAGTATTGGGTTTGGCCTAGGAATCATCCCTTGCTTGTTAATCCCAACTCTTTTAGGTAAAAAGCTTAATGGACACACGGGGGATTCCTATGGAGCATCTACTGTTCTTGTAGAAACATCTATTCTTCTTTTGCTTGCATTCTTGATATAG
- a CDS encoding HAMP domain-containing sensor histidine kinase, with protein MQLSDRFLNLVQQQLSSFESEATLERIVVYVAETKGVQAPNLQAVGEWPFGEKGLLPVEADRELRKPSENRRWYPLKEGSMLIGVLRAEQKRSSSSWNDSLDQRLQTLAGVLTHCLILEMEQLRLLQELDTQREKIGVMVHQLRNPLAALRTYAELLLKRIGPESRNRDLVKGLLSEQDQLNQYVSALDQISQRRLYEYQESPEALLLPPLLPEVSGMSIRKLLSPLLERSKATATLQGRDWFGPLSWPYWSEECCHASYGVVAEIVANLLENAFRYSEPNVSIGLSFLEDGLCVWDGGGTIPLEEREIIFNRGIRGTKSVDKTGSGIGLDLASKLAHEIGGSLELICPPIQIDKSLPSFGNAFVLRFSISRMQAKEE; from the coding sequence ATGCAGCTGTCTGACCGATTTTTGAATCTGGTTCAGCAACAGCTGAGTTCTTTCGAGTCTGAAGCAACGCTTGAAAGAATTGTGGTTTATGTGGCCGAGACCAAAGGTGTTCAGGCGCCAAACCTTCAGGCGGTTGGAGAATGGCCTTTTGGTGAGAAGGGATTGCTCCCTGTTGAAGCAGATAGAGAGTTAAGGAAGCCTTCCGAAAACCGTCGTTGGTATCCCCTTAAGGAAGGTTCAATGTTGATTGGTGTGCTTAGGGCGGAACAAAAACGATCCTCTTCTAGTTGGAACGATTCACTTGACCAACGTTTGCAGACTCTCGCAGGTGTACTTACACATTGCTTGATTCTGGAAATGGAACAATTGAGATTGCTGCAGGAGTTAGATACACAGCGAGAAAAGATTGGTGTGATGGTCCACCAATTAAGAAATCCATTGGCAGCCTTAAGAACATATGCCGAACTTTTGCTGAAAAGAATTGGCCCAGAAAGTAGAAATAGAGATTTGGTTAAAGGCCTATTAAGTGAGCAGGATCAATTAAACCAATATGTATCTGCTTTAGATCAAATAAGTCAACGACGACTTTATGAATATCAAGAATCCCCAGAGGCTTTGTTGCTGCCACCACTTTTGCCAGAGGTGTCTGGAATGAGCATTAGGAAACTGTTATCACCTTTGTTGGAACGAAGTAAAGCAACAGCGACTTTACAAGGTAGAGATTGGTTTGGCCCTTTGTCTTGGCCTTATTGGTCCGAAGAATGTTGCCACGCCAGCTATGGAGTTGTTGCAGAAATTGTTGCAAACCTGCTTGAAAATGCGTTTCGTTATAGCGAGCCTAATGTCTCTATTGGACTTTCTTTTTTAGAGGATGGATTATGTGTCTGGGATGGTGGGGGGACAATACCTCTTGAGGAAAGGGAAATTATTTTTAATAGGGGTATTCGAGGTACTAAAAGTGTTGATAAAACTGGCAGTGGAATCGGACTTGACTTGGCTAGCAAACTTGCTCATGAGATTGGAGGGTCGTTGGAATTAATTTGCCCCCCTATACAGATTGATAAATCTCTGCCATCTTTTGGGAATGCATTTGTCTTACGCTTTTCTATATCAAGAATGCAAGCAAAAGAAGAATAG
- a CDS encoding DUF3155 domain-containing protein produces the protein MSKKRKRISRRRLAGQRVLAHVPTFHLETGEHKPVTAARRFIAEAGLRSPAILNVRRNEHTTDRFFWGEKGLFSAQYAEENHFLFPSLRIIVDSIGEDNMFQGLELTADDWEEIEEYEYAFV, from the coding sequence ATGTCTAAGAAGCGCAAGCGCATCAGCCGTAGACGCCTGGCTGGTCAAAGGGTTCTAGCCCATGTTCCAACCTTTCACCTTGAGACTGGCGAACATAAGCCTGTAACCGCAGCAAGGAGATTTATCGCCGAGGCAGGTCTCCGCTCTCCCGCAATTCTCAATGTTCGCCGCAATGAACACACGACTGATCGTTTTTTCTGGGGTGAGAAAGGTTTGTTCAGCGCTCAATATGCCGAGGAGAACCATTTCCTCTTCCCATCATTGAGAATCATCGTTGACTCCATTGGCGAAGACAACATGTTCCAGGGATTGGAACTAACAGCTGATGACTGGGAAGAAATTGAAGAATACGAATACGCCTTTGTATAA
- a CDS encoding esterase has product MKDQLLQYHNDRATHRLVLLHGWGADATDLISIGKELLEPQPVEFELAALNAPESHPQGVGLQWYGLFPSDWQAVPIAVSDLKKRLEELVTPEIPLEKTFLLGFSQGGAMALAAGCELPLMGIIGCSAYPHPGWEPPHGCPSVLLLHGREDDVVPFSASKHLLKMLSKCSRSVELIDFGGGHCIPVNLIPSIQLALTNWLKE; this is encoded by the coding sequence GTGAAAGATCAATTGCTTCAGTATCACAATGATCGAGCCACTCACCGACTTGTTCTGTTGCATGGTTGGGGTGCCGATGCGACCGACCTAATAAGCATTGGTAAGGAGCTTTTAGAACCTCAACCAGTTGAATTTGAGTTAGCAGCCCTTAATGCCCCGGAATCTCATCCTCAGGGGGTTGGACTTCAATGGTATGGCTTGTTCCCTTCAGATTGGCAGGCAGTTCCTATCGCCGTTAGTGATTTAAAGAAACGTCTTGAAGAACTTGTAACCCCTGAGATTCCTTTGGAGAAAACTTTCTTGTTGGGATTTTCTCAAGGCGGTGCAATGGCCTTAGCCGCTGGGTGCGAACTACCGCTGATGGGAATTATTGGTTGTAGTGCATATCCACACCCAGGATGGGAGCCACCTCATGGATGTCCATCTGTTCTTCTTTTGCATGGGAGGGAAGATGACGTAGTCCCTTTCTCTGCATCAAAGCATTTACTCAAGATGTTGAGTAAATGCTCCAGGAGTGTTGAACTGATTGATTTTGGAGGCGGGCACTGCATCCCGGTGAATTTAATACCTTCGATTCAATTGGCATTGACCAATTGGTTGAAGGAATAA
- the purH gene encoding bifunctional phosphoribosylaminoimidazolecarboxamide formyltransferase/IMP cyclohydrolase, translated as MPRIALLSVSNKQGLVPLAIALSQDYGFQLLSSGGTAKVLEEAGLEVTRVAEHTEAPEILQGRVKTLHPKVHGGILAKRDDPNHQKDLSEQNIAPIDLVIVNLYPFEETIKDPNVNWENAIENIDIGGPAMVRAAAKNNAHVSVLTSPTQYEPFINALKDGITSEMRKKLALEAFQHTASYDIAISNWLAQKLKSNKQNSSWLQAFPLKQSLRYGENPHQTAAWYSNTNEGWGGATQLQGKELSTNNLLDLEAALSTVMEFGYEKDKQRPSISPAAVVIKHTNPCGVAISENTSKAMSKALEADPISAFGGIVAINQEVDSKTAEVIQSLFLECVVAPSFSKEAMRLLKGKKNLRLLELTSNAIRKSSNTYVRSILGGVLVQELDNDEIQPETWSLVTKRAPSRHEEEDLKFAWKIARHVRSNAIVVASNGQSLGIGAGQMNRVGAAYLALKAAKEKAKGAVLASDGFLPFNDTVRLASEHGITAIIQPGGSVRDNESIETCNDLDISMIFTGKRHFLH; from the coding sequence ATGCCACGAATAGCATTACTGAGCGTTTCCAACAAACAAGGGTTAGTTCCTCTCGCCATAGCTCTAAGTCAGGACTATGGGTTTCAACTGTTATCAAGCGGTGGGACCGCAAAAGTACTAGAAGAAGCTGGTCTTGAAGTAACTCGAGTCGCCGAACACACTGAAGCACCAGAAATTCTTCAGGGACGTGTAAAAACCCTCCATCCAAAGGTCCATGGAGGCATACTTGCAAAAAGGGATGATCCAAATCATCAAAAAGACCTTTCTGAACAAAACATTGCTCCAATTGACTTAGTAATAGTAAATCTCTATCCATTTGAAGAAACAATAAAAGATCCAAATGTCAACTGGGAGAATGCTATTGAAAATATAGATATTGGAGGTCCTGCAATGGTTAGAGCAGCAGCTAAAAACAATGCACATGTTTCAGTGTTGACTAGTCCAACACAATATGAACCATTCATTAATGCTTTAAAAGATGGAATTACCAGTGAAATGAGAAAGAAACTAGCTCTAGAAGCCTTTCAGCATACTGCCTCTTACGACATTGCTATAAGTAATTGGTTAGCCCAAAAACTCAAGAGTAATAAACAGAACTCGTCGTGGCTACAAGCATTTCCTCTTAAGCAGAGTTTGCGATATGGGGAGAACCCACATCAAACTGCTGCTTGGTACAGCAACACCAACGAAGGCTGGGGTGGTGCCACTCAATTACAAGGGAAAGAACTAAGCACAAACAATCTCCTAGATCTAGAAGCAGCTCTATCCACTGTCATGGAGTTTGGGTATGAAAAGGACAAACAAAGGCCCTCTATTAGCCCAGCTGCAGTAGTAATAAAACACACCAATCCCTGTGGCGTTGCAATCAGCGAAAATACTTCCAAGGCAATGTCTAAAGCCTTAGAAGCAGATCCTATTAGTGCCTTTGGCGGCATAGTTGCTATTAATCAAGAGGTCGACTCCAAAACGGCCGAAGTCATACAAAGTCTTTTCCTTGAATGTGTCGTAGCACCAAGTTTTTCCAAAGAAGCCATGAGGCTTCTTAAGGGCAAAAAAAATCTACGTTTATTAGAACTCACATCAAATGCAATTAGAAAGTCCAGCAATACTTACGTACGAAGCATCCTTGGAGGAGTGTTGGTACAAGAGCTTGATAACGATGAAATTCAACCAGAAACCTGGAGCTTAGTGACTAAAAGAGCGCCAAGTAGGCATGAAGAAGAAGACCTAAAATTTGCCTGGAAAATTGCAAGGCACGTTCGTTCAAACGCTATCGTTGTAGCCTCTAATGGCCAAAGCTTAGGGATTGGGGCAGGGCAAATGAATAGAGTTGGCGCTGCATATTTAGCCCTTAAAGCTGCTAAGGAAAAAGCAAAAGGTGCAGTATTAGCAAGCGATGGCTTCTTACCATTTAATGATACAGTTCGCCTGGCATCTGAGCATGGAATCACAGCAATAATTCAACCAGGAGGTAGCGTTCGAGACAATGAGTCGATAGAAACTTGCAACGATCTAGATATTTCCATGATATTTACCGGAAAGAGACATTTTCTTCACTAA
- a CDS encoding DoxX family protein: protein MSESGVPQPEAPQPEGTSTPQLNRSSAPQRVEVVVESPSASNEVNILAELAIFVLRVGVSVMMIHHGLEKFHDPEGFSEFVVGKYFGFLPGDPVVWTFIAAATQVICPIGLALGFFARISALGLLSTMLFAIPFHLLDTGLEGFPFAVVENHNYAFELSAVYAAIFFYFVCAGPGRLSAFRKTNKITYYPQTKS, encoded by the coding sequence ATGTCTGAATCTGGTGTTCCACAGCCTGAAGCTCCACAGCCTGAAGGGACTAGTACACCTCAGCTAAATCGCTCGTCTGCTCCTCAGCGAGTCGAAGTGGTTGTAGAGAGTCCATCAGCTTCTAATGAGGTCAATATCCTGGCAGAGCTGGCCATTTTTGTTTTGCGAGTTGGGGTAAGCGTGATGATGATTCATCACGGTTTAGAGAAGTTCCACGACCCAGAAGGATTTTCAGAGTTTGTAGTCGGCAAATATTTTGGTTTCCTGCCTGGGGATCCGGTAGTTTGGACATTTATTGCAGCTGCCACCCAAGTAATTTGTCCAATAGGTCTTGCTCTTGGTTTTTTTGCAAGAATTTCTGCTTTAGGCCTTTTGTCAACAATGCTTTTTGCTATCCCATTTCATTTGCTTGATACAGGTCTAGAGGGTTTCCCATTTGCCGTAGTTGAAAATCATAATTATGCATTTGAATTATCTGCAGTATATGCAGCTATATTTTTCTATTTTGTATGTGCTGGGCCTGGGAGGCTTTCAGCCTTTAGAAAGACTAATAAAATAACTTATTACCCTCAGACAAAATCATAG
- a CDS encoding 4-hydroxy-3-methylbut-2-enyl diphosphate reductase: MDTQAFKRSLHHSDRYNRRGFGRAKEVAGSLEQAYQSTLIGSIRDNGYVLQHGRLRVKLAEAFGFCWGVERAVAMAYETRRHYPKERIWITNEIIHNPSVNDHLRSMNVLFISAEGGVKDFSGVSEGDVVILPAFGATVQEMQLLHERGCHIIDTTCPWVSKVWHTVEKHKKHTFTSIIHGKVKHEETLATSSFAGTYLVVLDLEEAQYVAEYILGRGDRAAFIERFAKACSPGFDPDKDLQRLGVANQTTMLKSETEEIGRLFELTMLERYGPQALNEHFLAFNTICDATEERQDAMFSLVDEPLDLLVVIGGFNSSNTTHLQEIAISRGIRSFHIDTPERIADNNSITHKPLGEDLVTEDNFLPSGEVNVGITSGASTPDQVVEHVIQKLMKLSDA; encoded by the coding sequence ATGGATACCCAGGCTTTTAAACGTTCTCTGCATCATTCGGATCGATATAACAGAAGAGGGTTCGGCAGAGCGAAGGAAGTCGCTGGAAGCCTTGAGCAGGCTTACCAAAGCACTTTGATTGGTTCTATTCGAGATAACGGTTATGTACTGCAACATGGCCGTTTGAGAGTGAAATTGGCGGAGGCATTTGGGTTTTGTTGGGGAGTAGAACGAGCTGTTGCGATGGCATATGAAACAAGACGTCATTACCCGAAAGAGCGTATTTGGATTACGAATGAGATCATTCATAACCCTTCTGTTAATGATCATCTTCGCAGCATGAATGTTCTTTTTATTTCTGCGGAAGGTGGAGTAAAAGACTTTTCAGGTGTTAGTGAAGGAGATGTGGTTATTCTTCCTGCCTTTGGTGCAACAGTTCAAGAGATGCAGCTTTTACATGAGCGCGGTTGCCACATTATTGACACTACATGTCCCTGGGTTTCTAAAGTTTGGCACACAGTAGAAAAACATAAGAAACATACCTTTACTTCTATTATTCATGGAAAAGTAAAACATGAGGAAACCTTGGCTACCAGCTCATTTGCTGGTACTTATTTAGTTGTTCTTGATCTTGAAGAAGCGCAATATGTTGCTGAATATATTTTGGGTCGTGGTGATAGAGCTGCTTTTATTGAACGTTTTGCTAAGGCCTGTTCACCTGGCTTTGATCCTGATAAGGATTTGCAAAGACTGGGTGTAGCTAATCAAACAACTATGTTGAAAAGTGAAACAGAAGAAATTGGTCGTTTGTTTGAGCTCACAATGCTTGAGAGATATGGCCCTCAGGCTTTGAATGAACATTTTCTTGCTTTTAATACAATTTGCGATGCAACTGAAGAAAGGCAAGATGCAATGTTTTCCTTAGTAGATGAACCACTGGACCTACTTGTAGTAATAGGAGGCTTTAACTCATCAAATACTACTCATTTACAAGAAATTGCCATTAGCAGAGGTATTCGCTCTTTTCATATAGATACTCCAGAGAGAATTGCTGACAACAATTCCATTACACATAAACCTTTGGGTGAGGACCTCGTCACTGAAGATAATTTCCTTCCATCAGGTGAGGTTAATGTTGGAATAACCTCTGGCGCATCAACTCCTGATCAGGTTGTAGAGCATGTAATTCAGAAACTTATGAAGTTAAGTGATGCCTAG
- a CDS encoding ammonium transporter, which produces MTTALHSSGRRRTASLQEASLLEGPMLLLRSIRGFSSHRSLMWLACVPIALFGLGLFNLSAHAAEMPELNAAFLANNLWLLVATILVIFMNAGFAMVEAGMCRQKNAVNILAKNLFVFALAVTAYWFVGYSLMYGDAVAAGWLYFNGLFFDPAVTPELIGEAGLVPTVDFLFQAAFAGTAATIVSGLVAERVKFGEFVVFSLVLTAFIYPIAGSWQWNGGWLSELGFIDFAGSSIVHSVGAWAGLVGAMLLGPRLGKFVNGKAQAMPGHNMAIATLGALVLWIGWYGFNPGSQLAMDQWVPYVAVTTTLAAAGGAIGATVVSTVTSGKPDLTMIINGILAGLVSVTAGCGNLTMTGAWVAGLVGGIIVVFSVSWLDSLGIDDPVGAFSVHGVCGIWGTLVVGLWGFDVQGDGSALGLFVGGGFSQLWIQFVGCAAYAIWTVVTCWIAWQIIGSCFGGIRVSEQEEIAGLDIGEHGMEAYPDFASAAN; this is translated from the coding sequence ATGACTACTGCACTGCATTCGTCTGGTAGGCGGCGCACTGCTTCCCTCCAAGAGGCAAGTCTCTTGGAGGGGCCAATGCTCCTTCTTCGCAGCATTCGTGGCTTCAGCTCTCATCGCTCCTTGATGTGGCTTGCCTGTGTTCCTATTGCACTATTTGGTTTAGGCCTTTTCAATCTCTCAGCGCATGCAGCTGAGATGCCTGAACTAAATGCTGCATTCTTGGCTAACAACCTTTGGCTTCTGGTTGCAACCATCTTGGTCATTTTCATGAATGCCGGATTCGCAATGGTTGAAGCAGGGATGTGCCGTCAAAAGAATGCGGTAAATATTCTTGCTAAAAACCTCTTTGTTTTTGCTTTAGCGGTAACCGCATATTGGTTTGTTGGCTATTCCTTGATGTATGGAGATGCAGTAGCGGCAGGTTGGCTCTATTTCAATGGGTTGTTTTTTGATCCTGCTGTTACGCCTGAATTAATTGGTGAAGCAGGTCTAGTCCCCACAGTTGATTTCCTCTTTCAGGCAGCCTTTGCAGGTACAGCGGCAACCATCGTTTCTGGATTGGTTGCTGAGCGCGTGAAGTTCGGAGAATTTGTAGTTTTTTCCTTGGTTTTGACTGCATTCATCTATCCAATTGCTGGTAGTTGGCAGTGGAACGGCGGATGGTTGAGTGAACTTGGGTTCATTGATTTTGCAGGTTCTTCAATTGTGCATTCAGTTGGAGCTTGGGCTGGTTTGGTAGGAGCAATGCTTCTTGGTCCACGTCTCGGCAAGTTTGTGAATGGAAAGGCGCAAGCGATGCCAGGCCACAACATGGCAATTGCGACTCTTGGAGCACTTGTTTTGTGGATTGGTTGGTATGGCTTTAATCCTGGATCCCAACTTGCTATGGATCAATGGGTACCTTATGTAGCCGTTACAACCACCCTTGCAGCTGCAGGCGGTGCAATTGGTGCAACAGTTGTGTCAACAGTGACCTCCGGCAAGCCTGATCTAACAATGATCATTAATGGCATTTTGGCTGGCTTGGTTAGTGTCACCGCAGGTTGTGGCAACCTCACCATGACAGGCGCTTGGGTAGCTGGTTTGGTAGGTGGAATTATCGTAGTTTTCTCTGTTTCTTGGTTGGATTCATTGGGGATTGATGATCCGGTTGGAGCGTTCTCAGTTCACGGAGTATGTGGAATTTGGGGAACTCTTGTAGTAGGCCTTTGGGGCTTTGATGTTCAAGGTGATGGTTCAGCATTGGGACTATTTGTTGGAGGAGGCTTTAGCCAACTCTGGATTCAGTTTGTTGGATGTGCTGCTTATGCAATTTGGACAGTTGTTACTTGTTGGATTGCCTGGCAAATCATTGGAAGTTGCTTTGGTGGCATCCGAGTAAGTGAGCAAGAAGAGATTGCTGGCCTTGATATTGGCGAGCACGGTATGGAGGCATACCCTGATTTCGCTTCTGCTGCAAACTGA
- the sfsA gene encoding DNA/RNA nuclease SfsA gives MESKTVLKFPALKEGTLLRRYKRFLADIEFDDGEKVTAHCANTGPMTGVLLPGGRVRLRHVNNPARKLAWTWEQAKVPSLDGGFSWVGINTALPNTLVRLAIEAGFLDDSLGQIETIRREVPYGLNRRSRIDLLLTPARDSKDSKKIYVEVKNTTWADGSLALFPDSVTQRGQKHLEELMGVVLGSSRGVLIPCLSRIDVKEFAPGDSADPVYGRLFRKALKTGVEVVPCCFGFHREKITWEGVKPLKEGI, from the coding sequence ATGGAAAGCAAGACAGTTTTGAAGTTTCCTGCTCTTAAAGAAGGCACTTTGCTCAGAAGATATAAACGTTTTTTGGCTGATATTGAATTTGATGATGGTGAAAAGGTGACTGCACATTGCGCCAATACTGGTCCAATGACTGGTGTTCTTTTGCCTGGAGGTCGAGTAAGGCTTAGACATGTGAACAATCCGGCTCGCAAGTTGGCCTGGACATGGGAGCAGGCCAAAGTGCCAAGTCTTGATGGTGGTTTTAGTTGGGTAGGAATCAACACAGCACTACCAAATACTCTGGTTCGCTTGGCAATAGAAGCTGGTTTTCTAGACGACTCTCTTGGGCAGATAGAAACAATTCGACGAGAAGTGCCCTATGGCCTGAATCGTCGTAGCAGGATTGACTTGTTATTGACTCCTGCTCGCGATTCGAAGGATTCAAAGAAAATCTATGTAGAGGTTAAGAACACAACTTGGGCTGATGGTTCCTTGGCTTTGTTTCCTGACTCTGTTACACAGAGAGGCCAAAAGCACTTAGAGGAACTCATGGGGGTAGTTCTAGGAAGCTCCAGAGGTGTATTGATCCCATGCCTTAGCCGCATTGATGTAAAGGAGTTTGCACCTGGAGATAGTGCAGATCCTGTTTATGGGAGGTTGTTTCGTAAGGCTTTAAAGACAGGGGTTGAGGTTGTTCCGTGTTGTTTTGGTTTTCATAGAGAAAAGATCACCTGGGAGGGAGTAAAACCGCTTAAGGAAGGGATATAA